A stretch of the Aspergillus puulaauensis MK2 DNA, chromosome 6, nearly complete sequence genome encodes the following:
- a CDS encoding uncharacterized protein (TransMembrane:2 (i7-30o42-59i)): MGNFADMLFAMVFSFFLWSLPVINMVFPYFYSNGNEDDMKALRIFNVVASFYVLACYMWEKEERDIVGCECLNDTCNGPRFPDQAAINQQLSREMPKK, translated from the coding sequence ATGGGCAACTTCGCTGATATGCTTTTCGCTAtggtcttctccttctttctaTGGTCACTCCCCGTCATCAACATGGTCTTCCCCTATTTCTATTCAAACGGAAATGAAGATGACATGAAAGCCTTGCGCATATTCAACGTTGTCGCCAGCTTCTATGTCCTCGCTTGCTATATGTGGGAAAAGGAAGAGCGAGATATTGTTGGTTGCGAATGTCTTAATGACACCTGTAATGGACCACGGTTCCCTGATCAGGCTGCTATCAACCAGCAGCTCTCTCGCGAAATGCCCAAAAAGTGA
- a CDS encoding uncharacterized protein (COG:S;~EggNog:ENOG410PP0S;~InterPro:IPR037401,IPR032710;~PFAM:PF13577) translates to MASKAHRNTYNVPAQDPERVHGNYINGTTEEILARQCITELCKGWPVYRDFSEWHNFRSLFTRGAAYVWTAWSGPLPIDEFISASIQGRAHGDFIAHRETGTLANVNLSKGRGIGKMKATVTQRFTIQGIPVDIDCDCRFIFFCRLEDGGWKVQYVRVFYEKDKVVPVDGKTVPEFPKDVLAKYTPGYQYLAAAQHALGHEVLKNLPDACNEGFFKMYDAMADWLEGRDVDLFWDKKQ, encoded by the exons ATGGCTTCGAAAGCGCACAGAAATACCTACAATGTTCCCGCCCAGGACCCCGAACGGGTCCACGGAAACTACATCAACGGCACCACCGAGGAGATCCTAGCGAGACAGTGCATCACCGAGCTCTGCAAGGGTTGGCCAGTGTATAGAGACTTTTCGGAATGGCATAATTTCCGCAGCCTTTTCACTAGGGGCGCTGCGTATGTCTGGACTG CCTGGTCCGGCCCTCTTCCAATCGATGAATTCATCTCCGCGTCCATTCAAGGCCGTGCGCATGGTGACTTCATCGCGCACAGGGAGACTGGTACTCTCGCCAACGTTAACCTCAGCAAGGGCCGGGGAATCgggaagatgaaggcgacggTCACGCAGAGGTTTACTATCCAGGGTATCCCCGTCGATATTGACTGTGACTGTCGCtttatcttcttctgtaGGCTGGAGGACGGGGGTTGGAAGGTACAGTATGTCAGGGTGTTCTACGAGAAGGATAAGGTTGTGCCTGTGGATGGAAAGACTGTTCCCGAGTTTCCGAAAGATGTTTTGGCTAAGTATACGCCTGGATATCAGTATTTGGCTGCTGCACAGCATGCGCTGGGGCATGAGGTCTTGAAGAATTTGCCGGATGCTTGCAATGAGGGATTTTTCAAAATGTATGATGCGATGGCGGACTGGCTTGAGGGCAGGGATGTTGATTTGTTTTGGGACAAGAAACAGTGA
- a CDS encoding carbohydrate-binding module family 14 protein (COG:S;~EggNog:ENOG410Q1AF;~InterPro:IPR036508,IPR002557;~PFAM:PF01607;~SECRETED:SignalP(1-22);~go_component: GO:0005576 - extracellular region [Evidence IEA];~go_function: GO:0008061 - chitin binding [Evidence IEA]) produces MHLTSQVLTVLAASLLAATAAAAPKCHVGTAWPDPHDCHKFFECAAGGIPVRKTCGPGTAYSPKLKVCDYEQRVPSCRRHGNPDWQHDWSEDDKDKGKGKDQWAKNGNGNGKEKRQDLHSGWDDSDDHKHGQPYPHPSPWWNENLEGDRPQPVRPVDGDNSEEGIEETNEETNEETNEETNEETNEETNEETNEETNEETNEETNEETNEETNEESNENQENNENNQEKNEDNIEENNEDSQ; encoded by the coding sequence ATGCATCTCACCAGCCAGGTCCTAACCGTGCTCGCCGCATCCCTCCTAGCCGCGACTGCCGCCGCTGCACCCAAGTGCCATGTTGGCACCGCCTGGCCTGACCCCCACGACTGCCACAAGTTCTTCGAATGTGCTGCCGGCGGTATCCCAGTGCGAAAGACCTGCGGGCCCGGCACAGCCTACAGCCCCAAGTTGAAAGTCTGCGACTACGAGCAGAGAGTTCCCTCGTGCCGCCGCCATGGTAACCCTGACTGGCAGCATGATTGGTCTGAGgatgacaaggacaagggcaagggtaAAGACCAGTGGGCCAAGAATGGAAATGGCAATGGGAAGGAGAAGCGTCAGGACTTGCACAGCGGATGGGACGATAGCGATGACCACAAGCACGGACAGCCATACCCGCACCCGTCCCCGTGGTGGAACGAGAATCTCGAAGGTGATCGCCCGCAGCCCGTGCGGCCTGTAGATGGCGATAACAGTGAGGAGGGCATCGAGGagaccaacgaggagaccaacgaggagaccaacgaggagaccaacgaggagaccaacgaggagaccaacgaggagaccaacgaggagaccaacgaggagaccaacgaggagaccAATGAGGAGACCAATGAGGAGACCAACGAGGAAAGCAACGAAAACCAGGAGAACAACGAGAACAACCAGGAGAAAAACGAGGACAACATCGAGGAGAACAACGAAGACTCACAGTAA
- a CDS encoding uncharacterized protein (COG:S;~EggNog:ENOG410PY9U) — MKRDAKKDLEMQEPATAPWGLGISETDFEKLTAGLEPQDHDDKWRVVVSPLGENGIISVHFSRTATGIPHYILFIRPSDGGSSGATIEAITWEQNKGGIYIWEEMAKMTVVTISRSLLECDYDVLPLYNTDDIL, encoded by the coding sequence ATGAAAAGGGACGCCAAAAAGGATCTCGAAATGCAAGAACCCGCTACAGCACCATGGGGTCTGGGCATTAGCGAAACCGACTTTGAGAAGCTCACAGCCGGTCTTGAGCCGCAAGATCATGACGACAAGTGGCGCGTCGTGGTCTCGCCTCTGGGCGAGAATGGCATCATTTCCGTCCACTTTTCTCGAACCGCAACCGGCATTCCGCACTACATATTGTTTATAAGGCCGAGCGATGGGGGCAGCAGTGGTGCAACAATCGAGGCTATCACCTGGGAGCAGAACAAGGGCGGGATTTACATCTgggaggaaatggccaagATGACAGTGGTGACTATATCCAGAAGCCTTCTAGAGTGCGACTACGATGTGCTTCCACTGTACAATACCGACGATATATTGTAG
- a CDS encoding acyltransferase domain-containing protein (COG:Q;~EggNog:ENOG410PM4M;~InterPro:IPR001227,IPR016036,IPR014043,IPR016035;~PFAM:PF00698;~go_function: GO:0016740 - transferase activity [Evidence IEA]), with amino-acid sequence MAVNSGIPVRGTSPLSRRPSKSQDDHLGKAGQSVVARRRLFLLSASDESSLDIFIGRLQSFLQDRGDDASDEWVGNLAFTLNKQHEQHTYRAMVVAQSIGTLKTALSSRPQIRKASTKPTIGFIFTGQGAHWTGMGKELLDTYPVFRQSMQKMNDYIGQLGAPYDVIEILNLDDHSTLGHVLLSQTLCTALQIALVDLLASWGIYPDGVAGHSSGEIAAAYAAGMLSMQDAIAIAYFRGVCASSLSTKGRRGSMMAVGMSVRDIDPYLAALRTGRANVACINSPSSITVSGDYAAIEELGTVLQDKEVFTRRLNVDVAYHSHHMDPIAGEYLKLMTEMKTIKPSKQPTGSTQFFSSVTGTEISTTELGPHYWVQNLVQQVKLVDAVQSLCFETNPSGIPNEHSSEQTRLSTFKKVAVTNLIEIGPHAALAGPIKQILKADPRLDKANVAYDGVLIRGLDATSTAMAVAASLAANGYPVNLQAINDPETLYRPQVLVDLPLCS; translated from the exons ATGGCTGTCAATTCAGGCATTCCTGTCCGTGGAACCAGTCCTCTGAGCCGCCGCCCATCCAAATCCCAGGATGATCACCTAGGCAAGGCTGGTCAATCGGTAGTCGCACGGCGCAGACTATTCCTACTGTCAGCTTCTGATGAGTCGTCCCTCGATATCTTTATTGGGCGGCTCCAGTCATTCCTTCAAGATCGCGGGGATGATGCGAGCGACGAGTGGGTTGGTAACCTCGCTTTTACCCTCAACAAACAGCATGAACAGCATACGTACCGAGCAATGGTTGTTGCCCAGTCGATTGGCACCCTGAAGACTGCCTTATCCTCCCGACCTCAAATACGCAAGGCGTCTACAAAGCCGACTATCGGATTCATATTCACTGGTCAAGGAGCACACTGGACTGGAATGGGCAAAGAGCTGCTAGACACATACCCGGTGTTCCGTCAATCaatgcagaagatgaatGACTACATCGGTCAACTTGGTGCTCCTTATGATGTTATAG agatattaaactTGGATGACCATTCAACCCTAGGCCATGTACTGCTCAGCCAGACTCTCTGCACCGCTTTGCAAATTGCTCTTGTCGACCTGCTCGCATCATGGGGGATATACCCCGATGGGGTGGCTGGTCATTCCAGTGGAGAAATTGCAGCCGCTTATGCCGCGGGGATGCTCAGTATGCAAGACGCGATTGCCATCGCTTATTTTCGTGGTGTATGTGCAAGTTCACTCTCCACaaaagggagaagagggtcAATGATGGCGGTAGGCATGTCGGTGCGTGATATTGATCCATATCTCGCAGCTCTACGGACGGGAAGGGCCAATGTCGCTTGCATCAACAGTCCCAGCAGCATTACTGTTTCCGGTGACTACGCAGCGATCGAGGAACTTGGGACGGTCTTACAGGACAAAGAAGTATTTACTCGACGGTTGAATGTGGACGTGGCATACCATTCTCACCATATGGATCCGATTGCGGGTGAATACTTGAAATTGATGACTGAAATGAAGACAATCAAGCCGTCCAAACAACCTACCGGATCGACCCAATTTTTCTCCTCTGTTACTGGGACCGAGATATCTACTACGGAGTTAGGCCCTCACTATTGGGTTCAAAACCTGGTACAGCAGGTAAAACTAGTCGACGCGGTGCAGTCTCTCTGCTTCGAGACGAACCCGAGTGGAATCCCGAATGAACATTCCAGCGAGCAAACGCGATTATCTACCTTCAAAAAGGTCGCAGTCACCAACCTGATCGAGATAGGACCTCATGCAGCACTCGCCGGTCCTATTAAACAGATTTTGAAGGCGGATCCCAGGCTCGACAAGGCGAACGTAGCGTATGATGGTGTCCTAATCAGGGGCCTGGATGCAACATCCACCGCAATGGCAGTTGCTGCGTCTTTGGCAGCTAATGGATATCCGGTGAACCTCCAGGCGATAAATGATCCGGAGACTTTGTATAGACCACAGGTGCTCGTTGACCTTCCGCTGTGTAGTTAA